Within the Centropristis striata isolate RG_2023a ecotype Rhode Island chromosome 23, C.striata_1.0, whole genome shotgun sequence genome, the region TTggttaataaaacagttttcacTCCACTGTGACATAAGACTGTAAGAAGCCTGCAGGTTATTGTCATCGCTCTGTCATCTCATATATTGTGAGAAggttggctgtgtgtgtgtgtgtgtgtgtgtgtttttgtgtgtgtgtgtgtgtgtgtgtgatttgtctAGCCTGCACTGCGCGCGCCGCCTCTCCATCAGTGCGTGTGCACGAGTGTCCGCAaagccgctgctgctgctctccagGCGCGCAGTGCCATCACCAAACTTTGATGCGCTGTAACCTtcataaaggaaacaaaacaacccagactgaatacattttttttcattcaattcattttttatagGGTGTAAAATTCGCTATATCCGGGTGGATCAAGGTGAGTAACCTAACAGCTTCAAATTACACTGTGTTGACGTTTTCTCCAGAAACGCTGCAGCTCCTGTTTATTTCCGACTATGTTTGCATGATCTACAAGTGTCTCTACAGCCGAAGTGAAGTTTATAAGGCTGTCTTGTTTTTGCAGTAACGTgatgatgtttttctttattttttattttatttcgtGGTCATTATGTGCTTTTTTCTGGCTCAATCCAACTGTTGTCACCTTCTTTAGCCACAATATTCTTTTTAAACACCTCATCACTGATCGCAATGTaagaatattttaatttatccaCTTTAAAGTCTCATTTTGAAgctttttttaacaaacaggtgtcaaaaatggaaataactcCGGTTGAGATATTCAAAGAAGACAACAATAAGTGCCTCTCCGCGCTGTTGGAGGACTGTCCGGTGAATTCTTCAGCCTGGGTGTCCGGATACTTGGAGAGTCGTAATGTGACCCACGATGATAGCTGGGAGGCGGAGGGCATGTCTCCCATCATCCCCATCATCACTGCAGTCTACTCCGTGGTGTTTGTGGTCGGCTTGTTGGGCAACTGCCTCGTCATGTATGTCATCATCAGGTgaggtatttttttctctcaataaAACAgcctaaaaatgattttaaacagTCATAGCCTATATTACAAATCGTGGTGCTCATGATGCCAGTTACGCACTGATGTGCTGATATGAATATAATAGAATGTCATGGGGGGTTAAAGTTGCAGTGTGTACTTAAATGATCATTATTTAATAGGAACATTTACAGAATTTAGAGCAACATGCTTCCTATTGAATCCAAATGAGCTGTTTCTGGAAATTAAGAAGCGATGAGATGGAGTAATCTCTTTTGGCTCATGCATGGTAGCCTAATTATTATGACATTTGTTTTTAGAAGTAGAGGAAACACCAGAGGTACCTGCAGAAGAATGTGCTCCTGCACAGTCATTGTAAATGTTATTACTTGTGGAGAAGGCACTGGCACCAACCCTTGGGCTTTCATGGTGACCTCAAGGCCATCTGGTTTATGTCATGTCATAGTTCTTCTTAGTGTCTGGATGTTTTGTAGAGACAGGTCCTCCGCTCTGAAACCCACTTAAGCAGCTCAGGCAAACAGCTAGCATGTAATGTGCATGTTAAGTGGCAGGGAAaacctggaaatatatgcattttGCAGTCTGAGATAAAACTGGAGTTGCATTTTGAGGGTTAAGATTAATGCTGTCATTTCTAATTTAACTTTAAGTGTGTAGCATGGCAATATCGATTCTGCTTCCTTCAAAGTGGCCTGTTTTATGAATCTAATAACCCAGAGGCcccaaaatataataacaatattctGGGAATTTTTCTGGTGGACATGATATTAATCATAGTTGAAAGCAGCAGTGCTTTATCAAGCTGATAGCCTGCTTGCACCTCATTGGCCGTTATTTATGGTGTGTGAAAGGCAACAAATCTCCTTTGATGTAATGTGAAACGCAGCAGTGGCATCCAGAATGCTTTGGTCTATAGACAACAATTACCTCCAATCAGATTGATTGCAACGCCTGTCTGTTGAAGCCAATTTTATCACTTCGGTTACAGAAAAAGACTGTATGTTTTGCTGTTTAGTAGCTCCTTGGAGGGCAGTTCAACCGCAATAAAAAGGTgttttatattgatttattgtaAACGAATTTCTGAAATGACACTCATCCACACACTAACAAGGTCACCACATGGCAGAGGTTGAACTATAAGCCATTACAGGAGTGccatctttacatttttaaacggGTTCTACTGTTAAAGCCGCTCTaatcaatatatttacaattacaatggATCAAATTATGTGAAAGGTAAAATGAACCCATGTGTAATTATCATCTGACTCTGCAGTTCCCCTCACTCTATGGAGCATTAATCCAAGTGGCAACCTCTCGGTCTGAAGATAATGTTtaagtgccttaaacctacaTTCTTtataatgaccagcagggggcgactcagctggctgcaaaaagaagtcccaCTGTTTAATAATGGATTAGAAAGTGACCCTACttctgatttaatttattaccctattaaacattttcctcatgactttctggtctcaatctctagttcAAAGTTTTATTCAATACAGCGTAATGTTtcttttgtaaatgatggtcccatttagagtaaaaaagatgattaaacagggtatgctttagggtgtgattgacaggtagttgccacagtgttgttttttgttcttgttttcttctccatagtgtgttttcagttcatgagaGTTAATCGTAACATTTGGCCCTTTTTAAAGGCCGTTCCCACCACCAGTTCAGATTGTGCAGAGTAAAATATGTGCACTGTCACATTGATGGCATCCACTTCATACTCCTTCTGCCGTTTATCAAAACCAATTCCACTCTGCTGTCTCCCATACGTTGAAAAGCTACTTAAGGAGTCGGCTTTTCATTTTTGTaccttgctaagctaacttacCTCTACCCACAAATGTGGTCACTCATGcctccaaaaaaccaagatgatGACGGTCAAAATGCCAGATGAGAGGCTTTGAAAttgtagtccacaaaccaatagtTGCATCTACTTCTTATATATAAAGTCTGTGGTTTTAGTTTATAATTTGCATATTAATTTAAGCAAAAAATGCATGACTTCCTCTGAGCCACGATGATGTTGACCCGTCACTGTGAATCAGATTATACAACTCCGaaggattttattttaatctcacTGCTTCATTACATCCTGTAGGCACCACCAGTGGTcaacattaaaactttaaatgaaATCTCAAAATTAAACTTTTCTAAGCTGATTTAATGCTATTATAATTTAATGAAGGAAAAGTACATTGCCTGCAGTCTGCAGCGTACTATACATAACAATGCAGTGTGAGTcagaaaaattacattacagATTCAAGGAAGCAGGGTGGACTAATGGACGATGTTTAATTCATAATGAGTCAAGAAGGAAGGTCTTTTAAAGAGTCAGCGTGGTAAATATATGGCTGCCATGTCAGTCAGAGTGGAGGTTAGCTCTGGACATGACTGGATAACTTTATATTCAACAGGTACACAAAGATGAAGACAGCcaccaacatttacattttcaacttgGCCCTCGCCGACGCCCTCGTCACCACCACGATGCCCTTCCAGAGCACGGACTACCTGCTGAATACTTGGCCTTTTGGCGAGGTAGTCTGCAAGGTCTTTATCTCCATCGACTACTACAACATGTTCACCAGTATCTTCACCCTCACCATGATGAGCGTGGACCGCTACGTGGCCGTGTGCCACCCAGTGAAAGCCCTGGACTTCCGCACTCCGATCAAAGCCAAGATGATCAACGTGTGCATTTGGATCCTGTCTTCGGCCGCGGGAATACCTGCTTTCATCCTCGGCGGCACGCAGACGAAGAGCGGTGAGGAAGTGCTTTTACCATTCCTGAATAAAAGTCTGTGAGCAAAGCGTGTGCTGCTAATATTTTAAGAGCAGAAATATATTCTATCATCTGTCAGTGCAGAGTTTTCCATTAGCAACAAATCTTCCTTCCTGAATATAGATGAtgccaggaaaaaaaagacagtttagaGCAAAATGTTCCCTTTTGAGTGCAGATTAGTTGTTCCGTAACAGCTTTCTAAATTGATAGCAGAAAGGCACAGAGTGGAATTTTATTTATGATAGAGCACAAGTGCACTTCATCACTTAATTCACGTGCCTGTTTTCTTTGCTCCTGCAGACATCACTGAGTGTGCCTTACAGTTCCCGGAGCCTTACGTGTACTGGGACACACTGATGAAGATTTGCGTGTTTGTGTTCGCCTTCGTCGTGCCTGTGCTCATCATCACCGTGTGCTACTCCCTCATGGTCCTGAGGCTGAAGAGCGTCCGGATGTTGTCCGGCTCGCGGGAAAAGGACCGCAACCTGCGGCGGATCACGCGGCTGGTGGTGGTCGTGGTGGCTGTGTTCGTGGTCTGCTGGACGCCCATTCACATTTTCATCCTGGTCAAGGCTCTCGTGAGCATACCGGAAACAACCGCCATCATGGCCGCCTACTTCTTCTGCGTGGCTCTGGGCTACACAAACAGCAGCCTGAACCCTGTCCTGTATGCCTTTCTGGATGAGAACTTCAAACGCTGCTTCAAAGACTTCTGCCTCTCGGCCAAACTGAAGGGGGACAAGGTGTCTGGGAGCAAGAAGAACCCCAGCAGCGTGCGGGGGGCCGCCATTCCCCTGGAGAACCCCGACGGGACTAGAAAGCCGACATGACTAGCGGTGGAACTGTCTTCGATTTCCCACATTGGAAAAGAAGACTCACATGACTTGGGCCTAACCCATGTCACATCCACAATGTAGTTTTGACTCTattagattattttcattatcacttGGGGTTTAATATTTACAAGATTTATTTTCAGAGATCAAATGAAAATCTCACCTTATGAGTGTGTTCCATGTTGACTCATTTTTCCCTCATGGCAGTCGTCATAAAGATTGTGTATTTAGGTGGAAGAGAATTTGGTTTAAAAGcacaatatgtcattttctgccGCTGGAGGTctttcaatcaaaacaatagaCAGAGTGTCAGTATGGTCGAGCTGCGGCCTGTAGCAGTCAGCTTCTCCCGGTTGGGATTCCTTAACTGTTCgttgttcaggaggtttttaccaagagccaaattatctgcagaggtctcctcctcacCAAAACAAATGGACCTGTGGATTAAGAcaggtaaaaacactgaataaagcagatttactttaaaaaacattgtttttctgaTGATGTTTGGCAGACGGCTATTAATGGTTTCTAAGATCTAGACGTTCAATGACTAAAATCTCATCATCCGGctaaaatatatagttaaaaatgaccaagatctaaaaatgcatcataaaAATGTGTCTCAAAATGGGATCAAAAGTAATTTTATGACAGCAGCTGGCAGACAACACTGATGCATATGCAAAGGGGATATGAGGTCACTGAGAGGCAACCTAATGAAACAGACTGTTACCtttcttaaaatgacaaattattcTTGGTTTTGGAAATTGTTTGGAACATTTGGCATAATAATAAGAACACAACTTATTACAAAACAAGTCTTGTACATACTTTGATGTTGAAAAgttatatattttacctttaagcaggaaataagGCCAAATTGAATTCAAGTTtgtctttaaaaagacaaaaactgaactttattaataataaaaagtatttacatGAGTGGGACATCCCGAGACCATTTGGcacatataaaacaatacaaacaataTTCAATAATGCCA harbors:
- the LOC131962336 gene encoding delta-type opioid receptor-like — its product is MEITPVEIFKEDNNKCLSALLEDCPVNSSAWVSGYLESRNVTHDDSWEAEGMSPIIPIITAVYSVVFVVGLLGNCLVMYVIIRYTKMKTATNIYIFNLALADALVTTTMPFQSTDYLLNTWPFGEVVCKVFISIDYYNMFTSIFTLTMMSVDRYVAVCHPVKALDFRTPIKAKMINVCIWILSSAAGIPAFILGGTQTKSDITECALQFPEPYVYWDTLMKICVFVFAFVVPVLIITVCYSLMVLRLKSVRMLSGSREKDRNLRRITRLVVVVVAVFVVCWTPIHIFILVKALVSIPETTAIMAAYFFCVALGYTNSSLNPVLYAFLDENFKRCFKDFCLSAKLKGDKVSGSKKNPSSVRGAAIPLENPDGTRKPT